Below is a window of Rattus rattus isolate New Zealand chromosome X, Rrattus_CSIRO_v1, whole genome shotgun sequence DNA.
CTAAAGTAGTGTAGGTTTTCTAAATAAAGATAGGGTCATATTCTAATGTAGACTTTTTAAGGTTGGCATAACTTGTACATGTCCACTAGATtgtaaagtgttttgtttttctcagttaaAGGTGAGACTATTGGTCCCATTACTGAGGAACAGATATGTGATTATGTCTCTAGATTATCACATTGTCTGAAGATAGTTTTTTTCTCACATAGTCCATTAATAATCTTGGCATAGAGAACGCCTGTAGACATTATTTTGAGAGAAGTGGCCGAGTTTCTTCACAATACCCAGTATAACTTTGAAATGGTATATAGATTACTTTAAATAGCCATTTCATCACATTGTGTTGGAACATCCAAACATTCCAGAGAGATAGTCTGAAGATTCTCCTTCCTCTGACGAATTTCCAAAGTACTGTCTTTACAACGCAAACATGACTGGATGACCAAATTCCCATGTTCTGAAAATTGATCGCGAAATTCTGAAGTCATAAAATAATACACAACTGGATCAAGACAGCAATTCAGATTTGCAAGACACAAGGAAATGATGTGGAAATATAGAGTGCTCTTAATAAAGGAACAGTTCGAGAAGACACGTTGCTTTACCATCATAAAGAACGGGAAATTGAGATGGTAAGGAGTGAAGCAGACTATGAATACCACTGCGCACATTAGAACCATTCTCAAagcctttttcctctctttaatATTCTGAGGTGGATCTTGGAATTGCTGTAAAGATTTTCTCGTTTTCCATGTGCAATACGTAATAATTACTACAGGCAATACAAACCCTCCAAGTTCAGCTGCAGTTACCATGCCAATGGATGAAGCCATACTAATGTCATGAAGCCCTAAATCAGCAAAGCACGAGTCACTGTTATTAGCTAAGCCAGCACTTCTTAGGATGGGAAGTGGCAAACAGGCAGTCCCCACAATGATCCAGACAGCAGCACTGATGCCTACGTCGTACCTccgcttccagtttctggctctgAATGGCTTGAGAAGAAAGAGGCACCTCTGAAGGCTAATGCAGGTCAAGAAAAAAATGCTGGCATACATGTTGAGATATTTCAGATAGAAGCACAGCAGGCAAAGGGCCCTCTGGAATGGCCAGTGATGATTGATATAATAGTAAATCCGAAGAGGTAAGGACAGGACATGAGCAAGGTCCGCCACTGAGAGGTTGATCATGAAAATGATGGCTTTATTCTTCTTGCTGATGAAGCGGCACAGAACCCACAGGGCTGCACTGTTAGCCAGGAGACCTGGGATGAATATGAAAATGTAGGTGGTTGCATACAGAGAGTTCTGAAATGTCAAATTAGTGGCATTACAATTGCTCTCAGCAGTGCTGGTACTATTGCTGCCCATCTTGAATATCTCAGTATGTTCATCAAGAAAAACTGTGGAATTATGGCTCCTGCCAAAAGATATAGGTGGTtgcaaagagagagaactgaaacAGCATTTGTAAATAAATGTACTTTGTTCTCATACTGTTTGTGCTGTTACTTCCCATCTTTAGCATTTATATTCCTTCCTTAGGAAAAGCCTTTGCATCGTGATTTCTGTGGAAAACAGAGCAAAGACAGAGTCAAAGGCATGTCAAAACATGTGAATATACATATTGGTTGTATTCCTACCACAGAGGTGTTTAAATATGAACTTTCATAAATTCAAAAGCTGTCAtctatgtaaaattaaaatagtgtAGCAATTTACCAAAAGATAAATAGTAGTGAGGAAGATATTTTCAAGAACATTTACATGATCTTTTAAGATCCTTATTTTGACAACAATTTAGCTAGGTTTTCACTCTGACAAAGACTCACCAAAGTTTCCTAGCTAACCAGCATCCAAGAGCTCATAGCCAAACAGCCCCCAGACAAATATCCCAACACTCTTGTGAAGTTCCATGTTGGATTTGTATAACTatttctgcctaatgtttgagaTTTAGCAGAGTTATTGTCACCATCTCAGGATGAATGAAATTTTAATCCATGTTCAATAGCTATCTTACAAATTATTAAATGGTTTGCTATGGTGAACTGGTGAATTTCATATAAATGACTGGTAGATTAAGACTCTAAGGAAGGGCTGGCAGGTCACCGGGCTTTTTGGATGATAAGGTCTTGGGAAAAACAGAGCTCCCTTCTTCAAAATTTGACTGAAagcatggtttgttttgtttgtaacacATTTTATAAGCTCTTTCCACAAAAGTTCTGTGTTTCTTAGCAATACCATGGCAGCTTCAGGCACTCACATACTTTGCAACTATCTTCTTCTTAACATTTCAGTCAACTACCAGAGGCTCTAGGTGGTATCCGGTTATAGCAAGCAATGCTTTCTTCCCTTTAGCTTTTAATTCCAGTGAAAATTAATCATGGAAATGTCATTTTCAGTGGccataaattttagaaatatcgTTCATATATTTAGTGGCTTAGAATCTGTTCCCATGTTGTTCCAACTTAGTTATTCCTGTCAAAAAGATAAAGTAGACTACTCCCTGTTAGACATAAAAGCTCTTCAAACATCTCAAGATAACAATCATGTCTTTTCTCAAATCTTCCTTATCCAGATTAAACATTCATTTCCTAATAGGACATTGTccttgttcttggttttgttttatgttagatCATTATTACTTTTGGCCCAAAGCCACTACAGTACAACTTATTTTATCCTCGAAGCAAAAGTTTAACTGCTAAACGTTTgataatttttatgaaatatgtttttatatatactgatttcaaaaaaaaaaaaacacaaaagaatagagACGATTTAATGCTTCATTTGTACTTTTTAGTACTTAAAAAGGGCAGTTAGTTTGCTACatatttaataaagttaaaaaatgagACCGTCTTAATGATAACAAGTACTCAAGTGGGCAAGTAAAATACATACGTTGCAATGTTTCTTGATTTAGTCTGAAAGTAATACAGGGGTCTTGGACACAGCcaattaaaaatcataaaaatgtggTCAATCAGACAAAGCCCATACAGTATTAAAACCTATTTGATGTCTGTGCAGTGAGTGCATGTAACTGTTGGGTAAACTGTATTTACTGAGCTGAAAGTTCAGGGCTTAGTCAAACAACCAGGTCATTCAGGCAAACAGCTATTTGATTTTTTCCACTGAGTTAAATATGCAGCTGAATGAGGCAACTGGTTCAGTAAAGTGTAAATAGAGACAACACTATCACCgttttataattttcttgacTAAGTGAAGTAATTGATATTGTATTGTTTATATTAAggccaatttaaaaaatacttgcaaacacaAACAAGGTAGATTATTCATATAATCTTTGgtttcattataaaaatgaataacaatTGCTAAATGTCCATTTTTGATGCTATAAGAAGAACTGTGTGTGGACTCAATCAATCTCTGATCCCAATGTTATGAAACAATGACATGTAATGGCTGTTTTGTCTGATGAACAAAGTGAGGCttccaaaagacaaaaatcacttcATCCATGAAGCACTTTTTGACATCCACAAGTTAAAAAGGTAATTTTTTCTGAATTCATTGTCTCCATAATTCTGTCCATTCTCTTTAGTGGGTATCACATAATGTTTCTGGCAAGATGAGGTGACTTTCCTTTCTAGGTGTCATTGCTGTGGGAAACAGCTAGAAATCTCCTATGTGCCAAATACTCATCCTCTTATTGCACCTTTTCCTCCAAAATAGAAGTCTAGTAAAGTGTCTTGATCTGTGAAGTGTCAGTTGACTGTTTGTTGGATGAATAATTTTATGAAAGACAAATGAGTATGAGCGAGAGAAAGTCtctgagaggaagagaatgaatggGAATGAATGAGTGTCTGGGGATTAGAATTTAGCTGTGATGTTTGGCCTGACCACCAGGTGTCATAAGTACACCAATGTTCAAATACATAGACACTTGAAAGGGATTTGCTTGAAGCCCcattaatagaaaaattaaaggagAGCTCAATAGGCATCCTGTGAACTTCAGAAAGAAAATCTCATCCACAATATTTCTAGAATACTTGGTTTATTCTTGTTTTAAGCTTCCATACTTCATAATCAGTTTCCAGAAATTTACATTTCTAGATGTATTATAGATCCCTAAATTATAGAGCTGGTAAAGGCATCTAGATAAGAATCAGTAACttttgaaagaggaaaatgatgccagaaaacagaaaactaaaagttACAAATTCACACAGAAAGTTAGGGGTGATGGCTGAACTGGGGTCTCTTGCCTCTCATCACTACTACTTTTCCAGGAACATTGAAGATGAAAAGCACATTTTTGTAATTATACAATAACACAAATGTTCAGAAATGAACCAATGCCAGGTTTTAGACCACTAACCTTGACACTGAACAGTTAAAACAAGAGGGATTGCTTCCTTCCAATTTTTCTAGGGCAAATACACTCCTAGAATGAATAATTCAAGTCCCTGATGATAAGATTGTGTAAGAagctgcctttttaaaaaacttaattaTGTTATTCTTAATCTTTCATTATTTCTACACATAAGGAAATGAGTTCTATTAGAAAACAGAgataagcaaaaaacaaaacaaatttattaatgtaaaatattcagCCTGAGATTCTCAGAGTCTGGTTTTATCCATACACAGACATTTATATACACAAGAGTCATGAGGCCCAACATTTTCATTCATAACTTTCCAAGCAATTTTTTATGCATGCTGATTTATGAATTAGTTCATATAAATCCATTTTAATTGAATTtgacttatatacacatataacttTAATCACTTAATCATAGTGTGAAATTCCATGTCAGAAACATCTAAatcataaatttaattaataagtacatttttattagaattctcaggtattatttatttaattaatggaCATTATAGTagattagcattttctttgatattaggAACAATTAGAAAGTCCAGAATGGTGGTACCTGCCTACAATCCAAACTTGGGGAGGTTCAGACAGGaaaatcaagaattcaaggccatcatTATTAAGAAGATATGTCAAGGGCAACCTGGAGCCATGTGAGATctcttctcaaaaaaattaaaaactatgatAACATTATTTCACACCCATCTTTATATCTTTGAGCAAgttgtttcttaaattttaagTTGGATTGCTGGGCATTAAATGTGTATTCAAATTATCCAAGAAGGTTTCCCATATGAAACTTCAAAGTCCATGTTCTTTTCTGTTACATTACAATGTCAAACACGTTAGTGTTCCAAATACATCAAATCTTACCTATCTAGTTTTAGTATGATATAGCTAAGGATGTTTCAGTCAAATGGTAGGTGACAAATTGTGAATGCATATGCTGACATAGCTGTATACattgtcaaatattttgtcaaatattcaaataaatctaaataacATATCGTTTACCTCATATATTTATGATTTTCGTGAGACCGTTTAAGATTTCCTGCTAGTAACTCTCTAGTATTTGAAGTGGTTTTTGCTATTTTGTGATAGTGTTCAGTAGACCTCCCCATTGTATGCTCATTCCTTAACACCCAGCTAATGGATCGTCTGTAGTTGGAAAATACCACAGATATCTTAACTCATAATGAAAAAGAATCTTGAAAGTAAAACTTTTAATCATCTTGTAACTACAAATCCAAATACTTTAACACTTGGTCCTCAAAGCTAATCATTCCTCAGAATGATCTAGGATGCAGTCCTACCAGAGTTTCTTTCAGTAGATCTGAGATGGGGACCACTAATAAACATTTCTAACAATTATCTCATGGGATTCAGGGATCACTCTGAAAATGACTGCTCCAACACACCTTCAATACCAGAAAGAATTGTTTTAGCTCAGAAAAATGGGTTGTTTTTCCCTTTCACAAACACTTTTAAATCATTtaactcattctttttcttttccacattGGAGATGAGGAAATTTTTTGACAAGTTACCGGTctaatttccaacaatttctagTATAGTCTGGCATCCTTATCTATACTCAATTATCTCTCTCCTTTTGATATCATGGaaaaaatactactactactactactactactactactactactactaataataataataataataataataataataataatgataataataataataacattaaagGAAGTTTTGCTCAGttattaagagcacttgttattgCAAAGTaccagagttcgattcccagtCCCCACAGGGAAGGTACACCACCTCTTcgtacaggcacacatgtgatgtatacacatatattcaggcagaaaacccatgcacataaaataataaaaaggaacctaattttaaaaagttaaaatactgCATCATTTTGGGGGTTTTAAAAATAGTCAGGGttctctgtttaaaaaataaataagtctttaataATTGGAAAACAATCTCAGTTACCTCAATTAGTTATTTATTATCCAATACATCTTTGAGCAAAGATTATTGAACTTATTTCTGAAACATCTTATACAACTAGTTCCAcacaaaagttattttttaatgttcagaGTCACCGCCATGCTGTGGCTTAAGCACTTGTATAAACAATGTTTCCCAAAATTCAAACCACGTTAAGACAAAACATGcattataagaaaacaaattacttTGTCTTAAACTTCCTAGTCTTCCTCCAGTGTCAGGAACTTCAAAACAGGAGGTTCAATAAAAGTCAAAGGACACAGTGACTTTAAGACTTTCTTTGGCTTTGGAATATAACTGGTAAAAACACATTGCTCATTTGTGGCTGATTTTCATTTTAACAGTAAAATCTATTTCTGATTTTACTactaccccctcccccagaatTTGGAAAAACTCATAAACTTTGTCCCAAAACCACctatttcaaattcttttttatcTGGTGCCAATATAACTTAAATTCAGTTTtctggctttgtttatttttctttcttgaccatAAATATACTATAGTAGTACAACTACTACTATTTTCAGACAAATCTTAGTTTGAAAACAAGTATCTGTGCTTATGAgttgtttttcttgatttatcTTATCTACAGTCCTGTAAATTACACAATGTACACCATTGTTTATATGTTCAAAGAAGGAAACTAATTTTACAATGTTTGCATCTGGCATATAGTAATGTCATGATGCATGcagctttttattctcttttgttttgtgaaattctTCTGAGTCATGAGAGaagacaaaatataaatacatttcaaagCTCAGCTTAAATGTCTTTTAGCTCAGGAAACTACTCATGACTTTGTAAGCCCTGTCAACCTCAATTTTCTTTGGATTGGTGATGTATCTGCCAACTTACAGCTTTGTGGGTAACATATTTCATGACAActgaatttattgaaaattactAGTGTACCTTATACACCTTATATGATTTAATTCTCATGACAACTGGAAGCAGGTACATAAGTTTATAGGGACTGGGGAATTGATTGTATGGCATAACCTCCTTAATATGCATAGTATCTTAGTATTTTTGAAACATAGTTCCTACTCCTTtggaagtatatatatatatcacatgatGTTATATGGCCATTATGACACAGACTCAATCCCTATAACACATAGCTTGAACATTTTACCGATGACTAGCCTCATACATAACCACCAAATCATAATTCTATTTTCctgaactttaaaatatatagtgaCTTATTTATCCTGCTTCACTCAGTTCTAGTCTGACATGAATAGCCATTGTCTCCATCTCTTGTTTAACTTCTAAGTCTCTCTAATTCCAATAAAGCTCAATGAAATTGACCTGATATTAATCTGAAGTGAAGTTCTTCGAGGTAAGGAAGGACTTGCCATTCAAGTGCAAACAACTGATAAAAATCACTCAATGGTGAAAGCCAaagatacataaacaaataaaataaattcaaatattcaCAAGGAAATGTCTATGTAACACAAATGACAAGTTaatagaatattaaataaataatttcataatacCATGAAATGTATTCTTGAGAATTCCCTTAACACCTAAATGTCCTAAATCAAATACAAACAAATTAGGCACATCAGGGCAAAGGTATATACAGTAGTAAAATGGAATACGATGAATGACTAATTATTATCAACACACCAGACCCACAGTTCATTTTCAGCACTGAAACATTGAAACAAACCTATTAATATGGTAAGCATGTGCCTTAATTTTAGCTCCTTGAAGATGAGCTAAGACAAAAGCTCGATAATTCAAGGCAAAGTTGGgcaaaatagaaagaagagagatgaaTTAAGAGAAGGAAATTTAGTACTTTAACAAATATAAAGACAtttacaaacaaactgaaaaggaatagatggtaaaaatatcacaaaatataaaaatgttttaattagtCATTAGACGaaaatttttacattaaaagatatattaaaagagacagcatttttgAAGTCTATGACCTAACCTTCTAGATTATATAAGCATcaatagaaaaaacacaaaataaaaatcttgcaatattacaatgtaaataagcaaaaaagaatatgaaataatagaaaaacaatgAAGCCAAAATTGATTCCTTAAATGCATAAGCAATACTGTGAGGCCTGTAATTTGattagcaaaaataaattaagggaaaaaatagCAGAACTTGCTAATAACAAGAGTTGAAAGAGAAGACATTACTGATTGAGTAGAACAAGGGTTATAAAAATACTATTAACAACAGTATGCCAATGTTTACATGCCTAAATTTACTGGTTTACAGAAACcagttaaattttactttaaattttcattttaaaatttaaatggacctagaaataaaggaaacaaaattcacAATCAATAATCCTTCCAGAATGAAAAATGTAGGCCCTGAAGGCTTCACTAATGACTGAATTAAACTGAAGACTCAACTGGGagagcagataacatttgaaatgtaaataaataaataaatatccaataaaaaagtatataATTTCAATGGAGCCATGTTGGTCTACAAATTAACTCCAATGCCTGTCAAATCAAAgctgctttatttataaaatgatgtaaaaaaaaaactttctccaaaactgaaaagAGCTTACAATAAGAGAGAAAACCTAGAAGATGCAGACTTTCACATCTGAAACGATAGTAATCAAAGCAATGTGGCTGGAGCATAATGACAGACATCACATAGATGAATGGAATCTATTTTAAAGTGTAGAAATATAGGCAACTGGAAGCATGTACATGATGTTCTACTGTTTGGGGAATTTGTGAAGTGTGTGATCAAGGGGTGATCTAGAAGAGTACCAATACAATGTTAGGGAGCAGAAATAATAATTTGATGATCACGGACCAACTGAATAACTGAACAGGAAAATATGAAGTTGGTAGCCATCACTGCCTTCATCCTTTCATCTATCAATTCAGTTATTCAatcatgcatgcatgaacacacacacacacacacacacacacacacacacacacacacacacacgtgcaccttTATGAGATCCTAAGAAGATTCCAGATCTTTTCAATTGTAGATAGTACTGTAAAAATAAGCATAAGTTGCAGCTATTTCTTTTTAGAGCATAGTAATTATTCAAAAGAATAGTTTTCTTTATGGATATTTTCATGCATGAACataatttatttgcttattacagtgatctctctccctcttcttcctctttcccactgGGCACCCCAGCTGAAAATAGTCTCTTTTCTACtttcattatatatacataatgttaAATTCTTCAATCATTGGAAGAAATGTTATACTTGTGTTTCTTAGTCTGGTTTATTTTGTCTAACAGACTGTCCTCCaggtttttttcccattttccttctAATGAAATAAATTTCTTCTTCATGCTTGACTAATACCCCTATTATATAatacttcctttattctttcattgATCTACAGGTTGGCTAATTCCACATATAGCTTATTGTGGATAGTactgaaataaatatgaatattcatGTATCATTTATTCCTCCAATAGATATGTAAGTGGTATCGCAGAATCACATGATAGTTCTATTTTTGGGGTTTTAAAGAATATCCATAATGATTTTCATAACAGCTAGACTAATAGACATTTTAATTAACAGGACAAAAGAATTCCTTTCTTTAATGTTGTGTTGGTTACTTTCCTGTTTCTGAGATAAAAATACTATGACCCAGAACTTAAGATATCTTTAGCTTACAATCCCAGAGTTGAATCTCATAATGACAAGAGGAGGCATGACGGCAGGCAGTTGGAACAGGAAGCTGAAAGGTCGTATCTTCAGTCAACAACATAAAACAGAGAGTGAACTGCAAGTGGAACAAACCTATAAAGCCCAAACCCCATCCCAGTGGCATATTTCCTCCCACAGAGCCACAGCATTGTAAAGATTCCATAGCTTCCACTATCAGTGTCACCAACTGGGACCACCTCTTTAAATATCTGATCCTATGTGGGAaatttctccttcaaaccactATACACATGATACCGATATTCCTCCCCCCGCCTTGGTGGCAGTTATTCTGGGTGTATCAAAACAGAGTGgcaattttgatttatatttcctggTTGGCTAAAGGCTCTTGAATATTTTTCATGCCTTATTGTTTCCACCACTGGGTGGTGTGTAGGTCTGTAtgtgtggagggaaggagagtggCTCCATTCTTGGGGTCTTGGCCTCATTGATTTCACTTTATCTTTGTTCCTCACAAAGATGGAACCCTATCTTACGCAAAGCTGTGCGTATAACAAGTAATTGGAAGCTGCTTCTGCTAAAACACCACTACTCACTTGTACCCACAAGGTTACTGAAAATGGAATGAACCTGAAATCTCTGCCttacttttatgtgtgtcttTTTGCTTCACATCAGCAGATGGCACAGAGCTAGGTCAT
It encodes the following:
- the LOC116888724 gene encoding putative P2Y purinoceptor 10, which gives rise to MGSNSTSTAESNCNATNLTFQNSLYATTYIFIFIPGLLANSAALWVLCRFISKKNKAIIFMINLSVADLAHVLSLPLRIYYYINHHWPFQRALCLLCFYLKYLNMYASIFFLTCISLQRCLFLLKPFRARNWKRRYDVGISAAVWIIVGTACLPLPILRSAGLANNSDSCFADLGLHDISMASSIGMVTAAELGGFVLPVVIITYCTWKTRKSLQQFQDPPQNIKERKKALRMVLMCAVVFIVCFTPYHLNFPFFMMVKQRVFSNCSFIKSTLYFHIISLCLANLNCCLDPVVYYFMTSEFRDQFSEHGNLVIQSCLRCKDSTLEIRQRKENLQTISLECLDVPTQCDEMAI